Proteins found in one Pararge aegeria chromosome 12, ilParAegt1.1, whole genome shotgun sequence genomic segment:
- the LOC120628270 gene encoding peptidoglycan-recognition protein LB-like, with product MIQQTVLVFLTISTGAFGLPNPRILGNECSYKDFNLITRAGWNARPARSPTSLSTPVELVIIHHSYQPGACFNTEDCSTAMRSMQDYHQLSNGWDDIGYNFAVGSDGQAYEGRGWDRVGAHAAGFNIRSIGIVLIGDWVSIVPPEIQLETTKQLIAVGIQLGYISPEYRLVGHRQVRATECPGEALFKEISTWERFSPDV from the exons ATGATCCAACAAACGGTCCTAGTATTTTTGACTATATCTACTGGTGCCTTTGGTTTACCAAATCCACGAATACTCGGAAATGAGTgct cCTACAAAGACTTCAACCTTATCACACGGGCTGGCTGGAACGCGAGGCCAGCAAGAAGTCCGACATCATTAAGCACTCCCGTGGAATTGGTTATCATCCACCACAGTTATCAACCCGGTGCGTGCTTCAACACAGAAGATTGCTCAACAGCTATGCGATCGATGCAGGACTATCATCAGCTTTCAAACGGCTGGGACGATATTGGTTATAA TTTCGCGGTAGGCAGTGATGGCCAAGCGTACGAAGGTCGGGGCTGGGACAGAGTTGGCGCTCACGCAGCAGGCTTTAATATCAGGAGTATTGGCATCGTGCTCATTGGTGATTGGGTCT ccaTCGTCCCACCTGAAATACAGCTGGAAACTACGAAACAACTCATCGCCGTAGGCATACAGCTTGGCTACATCAGTCCAGAGTACAGGCTAGTCGGCCACAGGCAGGTCAGAGCCACAGAATGCCCCGGAGAGGCACTCTTCAAGGAGATTTCAACGTGGGAACGATTCTCGCCTGATGTATAA